The window CCTGCCAATACCTTGGTGATAGCCGCTGTCAGGGTCGTCTTGCCATGGTCTACGTGACCAATCGTCCCTATGTTTACATGCGGCTTATTCCTCTCAAATTTTGCCTTTGCCATAAACCGAGTCCCTCCTTAATAAAGGAATTAACCTTTAACCTTTGCGACAATTTCTTCAGAAACAGATTTAGGAACCTGCTCGTAATGATCGAACGTCATCGTATATGTTGCGCGACCCTGCGTTGCAGAGCGTACGTC is drawn from Geoanaerobacter pelophilus and contains these coding sequences:
- a CDS encoding GTP-binding protein encodes the protein MAKAKFERNKPHVNIGTIGHVDHGKTTLTAAITKVLAG